The following proteins are encoded in a genomic region of Streptococcus gwangjuense:
- a CDS encoding GlsB/YeaQ/YmgE family stress response membrane protein: MLGSMFVGLLVGFLAGTLTNRGERMGCFGKMFLGWIGAFIGHLLFGTWGPIIAGTAIIPAVLGSMIVLAIFWRRGS, from the coding sequence ATGTTAGGAAGTATGTTCGTTGGCCTCCTAGTGGGATTTTTAGCAGGTACTCTGACTAATCGTGGAGAGCGAATGGGATGTTTTGGGAAAATGTTTCTAGGCTGGATTGGTGCCTTTATAGGGCATTTGCTTTTTGGGACTTGGGGACCGATAATAGCAGGAACTGCCATTATTCCGGCAGTACTAGGTTCCATGATTGTCTTAGCGATTTTCTGGAGACGAGGAAGTTAA
- a CDS encoding aminopeptidase, which produces MVLPNFKENLEKYAKLLVANGINVQPGHTLALSIDVEQRELAHLIVKEAYALGAHEVIVQWTDDVINREKFLHAPMERLDNVPEYKIAEMNYLLENKASRLGVRSSDPGALNGVDADKLSASAKAMGLAMKPMRIATQSNKVSWTVAAAAGLEWAKKVFPNATSDEEAVDLLWDQIFKTCRVYEEDPVKAWEEHAAILKSKADMLNKEQFSALHYTAPGTDLTLGLPKNHVWESAGAINAQGEGFLPNMPTEEVFTAPDFRRADGYVTSTKPLSYNGNIIEGIKVTFKDGQIVDITAEKGDQVMKDLVFENAGARALGECALVPDPSPISQSGITFFNTLFDENASNHLAIGAAYATSVVGGAEMSEEELEAAGLNRSDVHVDFMIGSNQMDIDGIREDGTRVPLFRNGDWAN; this is translated from the coding sequence ATGGTTTTACCAAATTTTAAAGAAAATCTAGAGAAATATGCGAAATTGTTGGTTGCGAACGGAATTAACGTTCAGCCTGGTCACACTTTGGCTCTTTCTATCGATGTGGAGCAACGTGAATTGGCGCATTTGATTGTCAAAGAAGCTTATGCTTTGGGTGCGCATGAGGTTATTGTTCAGTGGACAGATGATGTCATTAACCGTGAGAAATTCCTCCATGCGCCGATGGAGCGTCTGGACAATGTGCCAGAATACAAGATTGCTGAGATGAACTATCTTTTGGAGAACAAGGCTAGCCGTCTTGGAGTTCGTTCATCTGATCCAGGTGCCTTGAACGGAGTGGACGCTGATAAGCTTTCAGCTTCTGCTAAGGCTATGGGACTTGCCATGAAGCCAATGAGAATCGCAACTCAATCCAACAAGGTTAGCTGGACTGTAGCAGCCGCTGCTGGACTTGAGTGGGCTAAGAAAGTCTTCCCAAATGCTACGAGCGACGAGGAAGCAGTTGATCTCCTTTGGGACCAAATCTTCAAAACTTGCCGTGTTTACGAAGAAGATCCTGTTAAGGCTTGGGAAGAGCATGCAGCTATCCTTAAGAGTAAAGCTGATATGCTCAATAAAGAACAATTTTCAGCCCTTCACTACACAGCGCCAGGAACAGATTTGACACTCGGCTTGCCGAAAAACCATGTTTGGGAATCAGCTGGTGCTATCAATGCACAGGGCGAAGGATTCTTGCCAAATATGCCGACAGAGGAAGTCTTCACAGCGCCTGACTTCCGTCGTGCAGATGGTTATGTCACTTCTACAAAACCGCTTAGCTATAACGGAAATATCATTGAAGGTATTAAGGTAACCTTTAAGGATGGACAAATTGTGGATATCACTGCAGAAAAAGGCGATCAGGTCATGAAAGACCTTGTCTTTGAAAATGCGGGTGCGCGTGCCTTGGGTGAATGTGCCTTGGTGCCAGATCCAAGCCCAATTTCTCAGTCAGGCATTACCTTCTTTAACACCCTTTTCGATGAGAATGCTTCAAACCACTTGGCTATTGGTGCAGCCTATGCAACTAGTGTTGTTGGTGGAGCGGAGATGAGCGAAGAGGAGCTTGAAGCTGCGGGGCTTAACCGTTCAGATGTTCACGTAGACTTTATGATTGGTTCGAACCAAATGGATATCGATGGTATCCGTGAGGATGGGACACGTGTACCACTCTTCCGTAACGGAGATTGGGCAAATTAA